The following proteins come from a genomic window of Thiothrix unzii:
- the ychF gene encoding redox-regulated ATPase YchF, with product MGFKCGIVGLPNVGKSTLFNALTKAGIQAANYPFCTIEPNVGIVPMPDPRLDALAAIVKPIKILPTTMEFVDIAGLVAGASQGEGLGNKFLAHIRETDAIAQVVRCFDNDDIIHVAGKIDPASDIDTINTELALADLDTAEKAVNRLTRSAKSGSKDLVAQKVLAERLFAHLSEGHSARSMDMTPEERALAIREFHLISIKPLMFIANVNEDGFENNPYLDQVREIAKRENAVVVPVCAEMESELSQLDDAERDEFLAGMGLEEPGLNRVIRAGYDLLGLQTYFTAGVKEVRAWTIPKNATAPQAAGVIHTDFERGFIRAQTIAYEDFIAYKGEQGAKEAGKMRAEGKEYIVKDGDVLNFLFNV from the coding sequence ATGGGATTCAAGTGCGGCATTGTTGGTTTACCAAACGTGGGTAAATCCACATTATTCAATGCGTTGACCAAGGCTGGCATTCAAGCCGCTAACTACCCGTTTTGTACGATTGAGCCGAACGTGGGCATTGTACCAATGCCTGATCCACGTTTGGATGCGTTGGCAGCGATCGTTAAGCCGATCAAAATTTTACCGACCACGATGGAGTTCGTGGACATCGCAGGCTTGGTAGCAGGCGCATCGCAAGGTGAAGGCTTGGGCAACAAGTTTCTGGCGCATATCCGCGAAACGGATGCGATTGCGCAAGTGGTACGTTGCTTTGATAACGACGACATTATCCACGTTGCTGGCAAGATTGACCCCGCTTCCGACATTGACACTATCAATACCGAACTGGCGTTAGCAGATTTGGATACGGCTGAAAAAGCGGTGAATCGCCTGACCCGTTCGGCTAAATCCGGTAGTAAAGATTTGGTTGCGCAAAAAGTCTTGGCAGAACGCTTATTCGCGCACTTGTCCGAAGGGCATTCGGCACGCTCGATGGATATGACTCCCGAAGAACGTGCTTTAGCCATCCGTGAATTCCACTTGATTAGTATTAAGCCGTTGATGTTTATCGCTAACGTCAACGAAGACGGTTTTGAAAACAACCCGTATTTGGATCAGGTGCGTGAGATTGCCAAGCGCGAAAATGCTGTGGTTGTGCCGGTATGTGCTGAAATGGAATCAGAGCTTTCGCAACTAGATGATGCGGAACGCGATGAATTTTTGGCAGGTATGGGGCTGGAAGAACCGGGTTTGAACCGGGTGATTCGCGCTGGTTATGACTTGCTGGGTTTGCAGACTTATTTCACCGCAGGGGTGAAGGAAGTGCGGGCATGGACGATTCCGAAAAATGCGACTGCGCCACAAGCGGCGGGTGTGATTCATACCGATTTCGAGCGCGGCTTTATCCGTGCGCAAACCATTGCGTATGAAGATTTCATTGCTTACAAAGGTGAGCAGGGCGCGAAAGAAGCCGGGAAAATGCGTGCGGAAGGCAAGGAATACATCGTGAAAGACGGCGATGTGTTGAACTTCCTGTTTAACGTTTAA
- the pth gene encoding aminoacyl-tRNA hydrolase, which produces MGTPIRLIAGLGNPGSQYDKTRHNAGFWFVDELARRYSGKFAVEKRFSGEVCKLQVGSTTVWLIKPMMFMNRSGLAVKQLASFYQIPVEQILVAHDELDIAPGDVRLKQAGGHGGHNGLRDCHAHLSADYWRLRLGIGHPGDRNKVVDYVLSRPSQDDEIVILRAIDKAADQIELILAGEMQKAMNALHTK; this is translated from the coding sequence ATGGGAACCCCGATCCGCCTTATCGCAGGCTTGGGCAACCCCGGTAGCCAGTACGACAAAACCCGGCACAATGCCGGGTTTTGGTTTGTTGACGAACTGGCAAGGCGTTACTCCGGCAAGTTTGCTGTCGAGAAGCGTTTTTCCGGTGAAGTCTGTAAACTGCAAGTTGGTAGCACTACGGTATGGCTGATTAAGCCGATGATGTTCATGAACCGTAGTGGCTTAGCCGTCAAGCAGTTAGCCAGTTTCTACCAAATTCCGGTGGAACAAATTTTAGTAGCGCACGACGAGCTGGATATTGCACCCGGTGACGTGCGTTTGAAACAAGCCGGTGGTCACGGTGGGCACAACGGTTTGCGTGATTGCCATGCGCATTTGAGTGCAGATTATTGGCGGTTGCGGCTGGGTATCGGACACCCCGGCGACCGTAATAAAGTGGTCGATTATGTGCTGTCACGCCCTTCGCAGGACGATGAAATCGTCATTTTACGTGCGATTGACAAGGCAGCCGACCAGATTGAATTGATTTTAGCAGGTGAGATGCAGAAGGCGATGAACGCGCTGCACACTAAGTAA
- a CDS encoding 50S ribosomal protein L25/general stress protein Ctc has protein sequence MSKKYVLQAQTRELQGKGASRRLRHTGMVPAVIYGAGGEAQSISLRHNEMIRNLQEEAFYSQIITVDFGDRKEQVILRDLQRHPAKPIIMHADLQRISDDQEIRVHVALHFLNEEASKGVKEQGGAVNHSMSEVEVSCLPKNLPEFIEVDMINVEKGQILHLSDLKLPDGVSLPQLALGEDHDNAIAAIH, from the coding sequence ATGTCTAAGAAATACGTTTTGCAAGCGCAAACACGTGAATTGCAGGGTAAGGGTGCGAGCCGCCGCCTGCGTCATACTGGTATGGTTCCTGCCGTTATTTACGGTGCAGGTGGTGAAGCACAATCCATTTCATTACGCCACAATGAAATGATTCGTAACCTGCAAGAAGAAGCATTTTACTCACAGATCATTACCGTTGATTTCGGTGATCGTAAAGAGCAAGTGATTCTGCGTGACCTGCAACGCCATCCAGCCAAGCCAATCATTATGCACGCTGACTTACAGCGCATCAGTGATGACCAAGAAATTCGCGTTCACGTTGCACTGCACTTCCTCAACGAAGAAGCATCAAAAGGCGTGAAAGAGCAGGGTGGTGCAGTTAACCACTCTATGTCTGAAGTTGAAGTGTCTTGCTTGCCTAAGAACCTGCCTGAATTTATCGAAGTTGACATGATCAACGTCGAAAAAGGCCAGATTCTGCACTTGTCTGACCTGAAATTGCCAGACGGCGTAAGCCTGCCACAATTGGCACTGGGCGAAGACCACGATAACGCCATCGCGGCGATTCACTAA
- a CDS encoding ribose-phosphate pyrophosphokinase, translating into MSDDRMMVFTGNANPELAHKVVDHLGIPLGKVKAERFSDGEAHVEILENVRGRDVFIVQSTCAPTNDNLMELLIMADALYRASAGRITAVIPYYGYARQDRRVRSRRVPISAKLVADMISTGHVDRVLTIDLHSDQVQGFFDLPVDNIYASGVLLADIKAKNLPNTMVVSPDVGGVVRARALAKGLGEAELAIIDKRRPEPNKSEIMNIIGNVDGRHCVLIDDLIDTGGTLCNAAAALKQHGALSVVAYATHAVFSGNAARNISESQLDEVVVTDTIPLSQTIKDCAKIRQLSVAGVLAKTILRINQDESVSSLFEGL; encoded by the coding sequence ATGTCTGACGATAGAATGATGGTGTTTACGGGTAATGCAAACCCGGAGCTGGCCCACAAAGTCGTCGACCATCTCGGCATTCCCCTCGGTAAAGTCAAAGCAGAGCGTTTCAGCGATGGTGAAGCGCACGTTGAGATTTTGGAAAATGTACGTGGTCGTGACGTTTTTATTGTGCAGTCCACTTGCGCACCAACCAATGATAACTTGATGGAATTGCTGATCATGGCTGACGCACTTTACCGTGCTTCTGCCGGACGCATTACTGCTGTCATTCCTTATTACGGTTATGCACGTCAAGACCGCCGGGTGCGCTCACGGCGCGTGCCGATTTCTGCCAAGCTGGTGGCAGATATGATCTCGACCGGGCATGTTGACCGGGTATTGACGATTGACTTGCACTCTGACCAGGTTCAGGGTTTCTTCGATTTGCCCGTGGATAATATCTATGCCTCCGGCGTGTTATTAGCGGATATTAAAGCGAAAAACTTACCGAATACGATGGTGGTTTCACCCGACGTAGGTGGTGTGGTGCGGGCGCGAGCTTTAGCCAAAGGCTTGGGCGAAGCAGAATTGGCGATTATTGATAAACGCCGTCCTGAGCCGAACAAATCCGAAATCATGAATATCATCGGTAACGTCGACGGTCGCCATTGCGTGCTGATTGACGACTTGATTGATACCGGCGGTACATTGTGCAATGCCGCTGCTGCTTTGAAGCAACACGGAGCCTTGAGCGTGGTGGCGTATGCAACCCATGCGGTGTTCTCTGGTAATGCGGCACGCAATATTTCCGAGTCTCAATTGGATGAAGTCGTGGTGACGGACACCATTCCATTGAGCCAAACCATTAAAGATTGTGCTAAGATCCGCCAGCTTTCGGTAGCCGGTGTGTTAGCGAAGACCATTTTACGCATCAATCAGGACGAGTCAGTTAGCTCGCTGTTTGAAGGGTTATAA
- the ispE gene encoding 4-(cytidine 5'-diphospho)-2-C-methyl-D-erythritol kinase has protein sequence MMLTLPAPAKLNLFLHITGRRADGYHLLQTLFVFLDFCDEISLAVRADGVIRRTTASTSVAEAADLSVRAARLLQQATGCRLGADIGVLKRIPMGGGLGGGSSDAATVLQGLNRLWQCGLDDDQLAALGLQLGADVPVFVRGHAAWAEGIGEQLTPVVVPEVWYVVIHPRVHVPTAELFSAEDLTRNCPPIKLAAFHNGLGVNVFQSVVEKRYPEVAEASSWLARHAKAVLTGSGSCLFAEVSSEIEGTSILQRLPEKWFGFVAKGQVVSPLQQRLLSN, from the coding sequence ATGATGTTGACGCTACCCGCACCCGCTAAACTCAACTTGTTTTTGCACATTACCGGCAGGCGTGCTGACGGCTATCATTTGTTGCAAACCTTGTTTGTGTTTCTCGATTTTTGCGATGAAATCAGCTTGGCAGTACGTGCTGACGGCGTGATCCGGCGCACCACTGCATCGACCAGTGTCGCGGAAGCGGCTGATTTGAGCGTGCGTGCGGCGCGTTTACTTCAACAGGCAACCGGTTGCCGTTTGGGTGCAGACATCGGGGTGTTGAAGCGTATTCCTATGGGGGGCGGTTTAGGGGGGGGGAGTTCCGATGCGGCGACGGTGTTACAAGGTTTAAACCGTTTGTGGCAATGTGGTTTAGATGATGATCAGTTGGCAGCCTTGGGATTGCAGTTAGGTGCGGATGTTCCGGTGTTTGTGCGCGGTCATGCGGCATGGGCTGAAGGTATCGGTGAGCAATTAACCCCCGTTGTTGTGCCAGAAGTGTGGTATGTGGTGATTCATCCACGTGTGCATGTGCCTACAGCCGAACTATTTTCGGCGGAAGACTTGACACGCAACTGCCCTCCCATTAAATTAGCCGCCTTCCATAATGGACTGGGCGTGAACGTGTTCCAGTCAGTAGTAGAAAAGCGTTATCCAGAAGTAGCAGAAGCTTCGAGCTGGTTAGCGCGACACGCCAAAGCGGTATTAACAGGCTCAGGAAGTTGCTTGTTTGCCGAAGTTTCCAGTGAAATTGAAGGAACAAGCATTCTTCAAAGATTGCCGGAAAAGTGGTTTGGCTTTGTTGCAAAAGGTCAGGTTGTTTCACCTTTACAGCAACGATTGCTAAGTAATTAG
- the lolB gene encoding lipoprotein insertase outer membrane protein LolB, which produces MKQGIVVFALCTALLGGCATQDKAATPTTTATPASAQAAWQQRQTEFARMTSWRLQGRVGMQFRDQSAAFTLSWLQQGKDQYEMNIKNPLTGSVMAYLQGTSSDVTLQANGKTYRDANAERLLQSQMGVSLPLEGMKYWVRGIPSPDSAVEQVKLDAQGRPEMLQQAGWHVEYTGWQGNGWNALPEKINLSRAVENTKVKVIAKEWQTRY; this is translated from the coding sequence ATGAAACAAGGAATCGTGGTTTTTGCACTTTGCACCGCTTTATTAGGCGGGTGCGCAACGCAAGACAAAGCCGCTACGCCAACCACCACGGCTACACCCGCGAGTGCGCAAGCCGCATGGCAGCAGCGTCAAACTGAATTTGCACGGATGACTTCATGGCGTTTGCAAGGGCGCGTCGGGATGCAGTTCCGTGATCAAAGTGCGGCGTTCACCTTGTCTTGGTTACAGCAAGGCAAAGACCAATACGAAATGAACATTAAAAATCCGTTGACGGGTTCTGTTATGGCGTATTTACAGGGCACGTCCAGCGATGTCACTTTGCAGGCTAATGGTAAAACTTACCGTGATGCAAATGCTGAACGTTTGCTGCAATCGCAAATGGGCGTGTCATTACCGCTGGAAGGCATGAAATATTGGGTACGTGGCATACCATCGCCTGATTCTGCGGTAGAACAGGTGAAACTGGACGCTCAAGGTCGCCCGGAAATGTTGCAACAAGCCGGTTGGCACGTGGAATACACCGGCTGGCAAGGCAACGGCTGGAATGCACTTCCTGAAAAAATCAACCTGAGCCGTGCGGTAGAAAATACCAAAGTGAAAGTCATCGCCAAAGAGTGGCAGACGCGCTACTAA
- a CDS encoding tetratricopeptide repeat protein: protein MQRFSWTHQTLKWVFMVSSMLFGTVVCAESTPASTAVATFSSPISYQVYNILAAEIYVRQANPGQAALHYIAVAQQAKDASLAQRAAELATMADDAQLVSRALELWAEIDPNSLEARQYRALSHVQAGRYEAAVKDFVVIRDQMKKKDGGGFELMVSLLEIQRDAQHAYGTLKHYVDTVDQSAPAQLALAEMANGSDHFDEAISAAQVAKKSGTKPQKEQASRLIAEALMGLKQPNKALDEFGPVAHASKDWDLKLSYGRMLILTDRRSEATPLYQQLYAKQPENVDILYTLGLLHLEQKQFNVAEPLIKKLQEVPERANDASYFLGQIHEGQKRTKDAITAYKQAARGTFAMESARRLTALLFATEGLAPARAWIHEYLPTVSNEVHKARLLVMEGKLLHEQKQYAEAEKVFAQALTVNPLDADALYNRALSTERLGRFADAEKDLRDVMSLQPDNASVLNALGYMLMTNTERYTEAESLIRKAIVLAPDDAPVMDSMGWILFRTGKAEEAEAWLRKAYEHLPDPEIAGHLVEVLLARGKADDAKRLLKDTLAKFPDDPLLTKLKDKLVGL from the coding sequence TGGACTCATCAGACGCTTAAATGGGTTTTCATGGTGTCAAGTATGTTATTTGGCACGGTTGTTTGCGCAGAATCCACACCCGCATCCACGGCAGTTGCTACTTTTAGCAGCCCGATCAGTTATCAAGTGTACAATATTTTGGCGGCAGAAATTTATGTGCGCCAAGCAAATCCCGGACAAGCGGCATTACATTATATTGCGGTAGCGCAACAAGCCAAAGATGCGTCATTAGCGCAGCGTGCCGCCGAATTAGCGACAATGGCAGATGATGCGCAATTAGTCAGTCGCGCTTTGGAGTTGTGGGCGGAAATTGACCCCAATTCATTGGAAGCACGTCAATACCGCGCCTTAAGCCACGTTCAGGCGGGGCGATACGAAGCCGCAGTCAAAGATTTTGTAGTGATCCGCGACCAAATGAAGAAGAAAGACGGTGGTGGTTTTGAGTTAATGGTTTCCTTGCTGGAAATTCAACGCGATGCTCAGCACGCTTATGGCACATTAAAGCATTACGTGGATACGGTGGATCAATCCGCGCCTGCGCAACTGGCTTTGGCAGAAATGGCGAATGGTTCGGACCATTTTGACGAAGCGATAAGTGCGGCACAAGTCGCTAAAAAAAGCGGCACGAAACCGCAAAAAGAACAAGCGTCGCGTTTAATTGCCGAGGCGTTAATGGGCTTAAAACAACCGAATAAAGCGTTGGATGAGTTTGGCCCGGTTGCTCATGCCAGTAAAGACTGGGATTTAAAACTCAGTTACGGGCGAATGCTGATTCTTACAGATCGTCGCTCGGAAGCTACCCCGCTATACCAACAGCTTTACGCGAAACAACCCGAAAACGTCGATATTTTATACACGCTGGGTTTGCTGCATTTAGAGCAAAAACAATTCAATGTGGCGGAACCACTCATCAAAAAATTGCAGGAAGTGCCGGAACGAGCCAACGATGCCAGTTATTTCCTTGGGCAAATTCACGAAGGACAAAAACGTACCAAAGACGCGATTACTGCTTACAAACAAGCCGCGCGAGGCACATTTGCGATGGAATCAGCGCGGCGTTTAACGGCGTTATTGTTCGCTACCGAGGGCTTGGCTCCGGCGCGGGCGTGGATACACGAGTATTTGCCGACGGTGAGCAATGAGGTACACAAAGCCCGCTTATTAGTCATGGAAGGCAAGCTCTTGCACGAGCAAAAGCAATACGCTGAGGCGGAAAAAGTGTTTGCGCAGGCATTGACGGTGAATCCGCTGGATGCCGACGCGCTGTATAACCGCGCACTTAGCACCGAACGTTTGGGGCGTTTTGCTGATGCCGAAAAAGATTTACGCGACGTGATGAGCTTGCAACCTGATAACGCCAGTGTTTTAAACGCGCTGGGTTATATGTTAATGACCAATACTGAACGTTACACCGAAGCGGAAAGTTTAATCCGTAAAGCCATCGTGTTAGCTCCCGATGATGCGCCAGTGATGGATAGCATGGGGTGGATTTTATTCCGCACCGGCAAAGCAGAAGAGGCTGAAGCGTGGTTGCGTAAAGCTTACGAACATTTGCCCGACCCGGAAATCGCCGGTCACTTGGTGGAGGTGCTGTTGGCGCGTGGCAAAGCCGACGATGCTAAACGTTTATTAAAAGACACACTGGCGAAATTTCCCGATGATCCGCTACTGACTAAGCTGAAAGACAAGCTGGTTGGTTTATAA